The Geotrypetes seraphini chromosome 2, aGeoSer1.1, whole genome shotgun sequence genome contains the following window.
ccttagtaaaaggagccctatatctttcttgagataagtgtACAGTATGCTAATTTTTGAGCATTCTTAATGGCCTTTGCgggcacattaaacttataggcACTTTAATACTTTGCACTAGCTTAACTACTTAACAGGTGGATATATCCTCTCAGGAAAGCTGCCACCTTGCTCACCTTCCTCAAATTGCTGTCCAGCAAGATGCACCAAGAATTCTGATTTGCTTCTTTAACATGACTGGACTTCCTTCCATTGGCATCACTCCATGCTATACGTATGCAACATGCCACCTAGCTGTGCATCTGCATAGGGTAATGGAGCTGACAAATAACACCTGTTCCAAGTAATTGCCTATTGTATATAAACAGAGAAATATATTTTAGGAAAATCAGTCCTATACTTCTATAAAAATGTTTCCTGAAATAACCAGAACTCTGAAGTTGCTAATATAGAATTACACATAAATGTACGCTTCCAATTTGAGTTGTGTAATTAAACTATGAGTCCATGGAGATAACATTtgagaaataacatttaaaaaaatggaggaCAGAGAGCTTCATAATTATATAGGAATTTTTGTGATTAAAAACTAtcattttattttggttttaaaaatatctaGTCCGCTTATTGTTCCTATAGAGTAGAGGCTCCAAATGGATAATTTTGCTCATGTCATAACAGGAATAAACTTCACCGGTATGCCAGAGCATGTTGGAGAGGATCTCAACTTTTCTGATTCACTGCTAGGCTCCCCAGCactgattattaaaaaaaaaaaagagcccctTCTAGAGATCATAATGCTGTAATATTCTCAGAGAACAGCTGTGTGTAAAAAAACGTTTCCTCCTGATCACATTCAGTTTCTGGCACAGAATGGAGACTTTTGGATAACAAACATCTTTCTTATGTATCTTACAACTTCCCTGTTTTACAGGTCTATAATAATGATctgataataaataaatatccttacATAAATAGGATCTATAGATGCTTTGTGATGTTGCCGACAGCTGTAACACCAAATAATTctattttaaaatatgtatagACTCAtttaatgattataaaaaatggcAAGCCACACCCACAGTTCATTCCAGTCATATGCCAGTAAGTCTGAGTTTTCCCTTGAAGATTATGGCATCTCTATTCTCTGTCTTTGATACCTTCTGATTTtaaaattgtgatttttttttcttttatccatATATATGATGCCAGGTCAAAGGGATTCCGGTAAGTTcccaagtacagtcaaaccttggtttgcgagcataattcgttccagaagcatgcttgtaatccaaagcactcgtatatcaaagcaaatttccccattggaaataatggaaattcagacgattcattccacaaccccaaaactttaatacaaaatgatatacatacttgtattgcaagacctcgctcattttgaacagtcactacactcctgcagtgtcagagagagaagaaccatcggctcagttatgatgatgtgacacgtgcatactgtatgtacttgtattgcatgacattgcttgtatatcaagttaaaatttaataaaatgttttgctagtcttgtaaaacacttgcaaaccaagttacttgcaatccaaggtttgactagtatcttttttttgttttgttttttgagtcAGCAGACATACCCACATCTTCCACTACAAGGAAATCTAATTTTACAAATAGATCAGAGCTACTTTAATTGATGGCTCTCAGTGTGATCCACTAGGGAAAAGGGTGAAGGTGAGTGTGCCAGGAAGAACCATGGGTTAGTCGAAGAATGAATTACTGAAGCTGTTTTCATTGCCAGCCACCCACCTAAAGTCGATAGTATTCAATTGAACAAGCACATACTGAACATATATATAAGACAAGGTGAATGGAAGCTAAAAGCATCACTCAAGTAAGAGCCATACTGAAGAGATCTCCTGTCCATTCCCCTTCTGTGAAGGATAAGAGAGCTCGGGGGACTTTTCAGGTTCCAAACAGGATTTTCTCTGGACTTAAAGGTAAGCTCCTTAAACAATTTTAAAAGCCAGGTAAACAAAAGCAGGCGTTGCTATTCCTGCTTTGGGTTATACTTTCTGAAAATATATTAAGCAAGAACTATTAGAACAAATAAATGAAAAAGTGTGGGACGTCAAAGACACATTAGCTACATCATTGTAATGTTTAGAAAGTTTCCCAGATAATTTTtacctttattatatatataaaataattgtgACATGCAGTCCAAAACTCTATACAATTGGTTCTACAATTAAAACTGCTATTAACTGTTGTATCAAACtgagggtttaaaaaatgtttttgataCACTGAATATGTAGTGTAATGATATGTTTATAAGGACGATTTTTAAACTGTATGGATAGTCGTAATGTGTTCCCATCTAGCCTCATGTAAAACTCATAGGAGGTTGCAGGATTAGTGAAATGTGTATAGTTTGAGAATAATTAGCAACTAAGGcttattttaaacaacagttaaccatttcatggcAAACCTGCAGTTTAATCTGGATTTCTCAGACGAGGGCTTTCATGTGTACAGCATTGGAGTTATGCTGCTTTGTGCTCGAATGCAGTCCGGGAGAATGAGTGTCTTTTTCCCTGTACTTTTGTTGGTGGTGGTTTTTTAATCAGTGGTTGTAAATGTGCCCTTTAAGGGGGTCTCGGAGAGGTGGAATGGGAAGCAGCCCTGTGGGTGGAGAGTTAATCAGGGGCGGATAGTCCTTGACATGCCATTAGTGGCTTCGAATAAATGTGTCCCAGGAGGAGTATTAGCTAGTTGGATGGACTggggttggaaaaaaaaaaaaatagagaaatgtGCTAATTGCCTTTTGAATGTCAGAATCTGGTCAGAGTGTTAAGCCCTTCTACAAAGTTACCTTCGAGCAAGAGTTcggggttttgtgttttttttgttaacTTTTTCATCTCTGGTTTTCCAAAAGGGGCAGAGTGACTGGCCCCAGGTAATGAGGGGAAACCCTGAAGTTTGGCATGGCTAGGGGCTAGCTGCTGTAAccgtctgtgtctctctccccctccccccccccctttcttctcaaggctgacagagagagagatgcggGGCTCTAGGAAAAGTCACGCTCGGGTAATCATCTGCTTCCTGCTACTGGCGACCTCGGCTTGGGGCAGCCACTGGGACAGCGACGTGGAGCAGAACGGACGGCGGACTCTCTTGGACCGCTTATTACAGGCCGTTGGGGAGAAGAGCCGGAACAGCAAGGAAGGCAGCAACGTGATCCCCAGAAGATCTGCCAGGAGCGGCTATTTCGCAGCCCAGGAGTTTCACAGACCAGCTTCCGGGGAGAGAAGCGCTTCGGTCCGGCGGCTGGAGGGCAGGGCACGCAGAGGTAAGCGTCACCGTCGCTGATGGGACGTCCACGTAATTGCCTCACGTTTCACCCCCACGTGTGACtcgtttctcctaggacaagcggGATGAAGTCAGCCACGTATGGGGGGAGGTCCCGTCAGCTCCCGGCTGGCTATcccgctgtccacggagaacctacgttacaggtaagtaactacacttttcacAGCACGGCTAGGTTTTCCACTCTCTCTGTAACCtgaacagaaaaggaaagatgactcccccccccccccgcactaaaTAATCGCTATTCCTTCAGTTGcatttcattttaaatattgtcTGTCCTGCTTTCCTGTGCAAAAAAGGGTTACAACACCCTTGCGATGATCATCAAAATAGTTACAAAGTGCCTCGGCACGTTTTAATCAGTTTAGCACATGAAGTTTACTTCTGGAGGCGTTGCTTTAAATACGAATTTGTACTCTGTTGTGTGATAGATTTATTTGGTCTAACTACACATTTCTTTATGATGTTCATGTTCCATTTTCACTGTGCCCATttattggggagagagaaaaggtgCTTTTATAGTTACAGTATGCTACTATTGTGACTATTACACTGAGAGGTAAAGGTGATGGGGATGGGATTTGCTacagcctttctgtggttacaatcgaCGCGGCTGAACCGGGAGGaggagcgggggggagggggggagatggttaagtgacttgtccagaatcacaaggagccacagtggggATTGAACCTGGTCCCCCTGGTTCTCAAATTAGTACACCCTTCTAATACTCTAgtataggggtaggcaattccggtcctcgagagccggagccaggtcaagttttcaggatatccacaataaatatgtattagatggatttgcatgcactgcctccttgagatgcaaatctatctcatgcatatttattgtggatatcctgaaaacttgacctggctccggctctcaaggaccggaattgcctacccttgctctagtatgacttttaaaaaaaaaaaaaaaatttagtcaTGCTTTCATTCTTTggatctttaaataaatatgctctaaattattatttatatatgttCTGTAGGCATTATGAGCTTTTAGTCATTCTCTCTTAATTAGATCCAGGTTGCTTCTTCTCATACAGTAGTTGCTCTGGTGGAGCTTTGTTGTTCTGGGATGGGGTGGGCTAGGATCTGAAATCTGAGTGCTTTGATCCTATTCTTCTGGGGCCAGTTAAAGTAAGGGTTAAGCTGAGGCTCCTggcaggtggggggagggttacatCTGAGGATTTTATCAGTcctgtttaaattgttttctgCTTTGCTGCAAGTCTAAGGTTTCCCTGTAGCTTCAGTCTGTGCTGGCTTACAGCTAGATAACATGAGTTTTATATAACTAACCACTGTAAGCAAATGTAGCTGGTCTATGTAGAAAAAGCAAGTATTTTATAAAGGGAAAGCATGtatccaggtactagtgacctggattggccaccatgagaacgggctactgggcttgatggaccattggtctgacccagtaaggcaattcttatgttctgcccagtgtgtggcggtggccaaataaaataaacaagatgctagaaatgattaggaAATGAATATTATAGTGCCTCGGTATAGCTTCatgatgtgacctcaccttgcatattgtgttcagttctggtagCCGTATCTCAAAAACCAATAGCGAAATtagaagaggttcaaagaagaataatCAGaattgataaaggggatagaacttctctcatatgaagaaaggctaaagaggttaagggttttcagtttggaaaagagatggctgaggggagataatgattgagatctacaaaatcctgagtggtatagaatggctgaaagtgaattgatttttcactccttcaaaagaTAGAAAGACACTCAGTGAAATTacatggaggattgagtgacttgcctagagtaaGAAGGAGCAACAATGGGACCCAAACGCAGttctcctggttctcagcccacatTAAAATACCTATTGTACCAAAATGTAACTTGTTTCAAGCTACAATTGaaaaaggaataa
Protein-coding sequences here:
- the ALKAL1 gene encoding ALK and LTK ligand 1 isoform X1; amino-acid sequence: MRGSRKSHARVIICFLLLATSAWGSHWDSDVEQNGRRTLLDRLLQAVGEKSRNSKEGSNVIPRRSARSGYFAAQEFHRPASGERSASVRRLEGRARREISHDDSLKDKFIKHFTGPVEFTSECSQYFFHLYYNTRDCAIPAYYKRCARLLTRLAMSPLCTQP